Proteins encoded by one window of Candidatus Nomurabacteria bacterium:
- the clpP gene encoding ATP-dependent Clp endopeptidase proteolytic subunit ClpP, producing MLIPTVIEKSQFGERAYDIYSRLLRERIIFLGGVIDDHVANIVIAQLIFLANEDPKRDISLYINSPGGVISSGLAIYDTMNFVKPDISTICVGMAASMGAFLLSGGAKGKRFALPNSEIMIHQPSGGAEGQATDIEISAKHIIKSRHQLNQIMAKNTGQKLAQIEKDVERDFFMSAEEALKYGIVDEIITKPKSDK from the coding sequence ATGTTGATTCCTACTGTTATTGAAAAATCACAATTCGGCGAACGAGCCTACGATATTTACTCCAGACTGCTTCGCGAGCGCATTATTTTCTTAGGCGGCGTCATTGATGATCATGTTGCAAACATCGTCATCGCGCAACTCATCTTCCTCGCCAATGAAGATCCCAAGCGTGATATTAGTCTCTATATCAACTCTCCTGGTGGTGTGATTTCTTCAGGTCTTGCAATCTATGACACGATGAATTTCGTCAAACCTGATATTTCAACGATTTGTGTTGGCATGGCTGCATCAATGGGAGCATTTCTCCTTTCTGGTGGTGCCAAAGGCAAACGCTTCGCACTTCCTAACTCTGAGATCATGATTCACCAGCCGAGCGGCGGCGCTGAAGGCCAAGCAACCGATATTGAGATCTCTGCTAAGCACATCATCAAATCACGGCATCAGCTCAATCAAATCATGGCAAAAAATACTGGTCAGAAACTTGCACAAATCGAAAAAGATGTCGAACGTGATTTCTTCATGAGCGCCGAAGAAGCACTCAAGTACGGCATCGTAGACGAAATCATCACCAAACCTAAGTCAGACAAGTAA